One segment of Gordonia terrae DNA contains the following:
- a CDS encoding ABC transporter substrate-binding protein/permease: MSNHRSRSARRDAPRAVRVVALALAAAIVGLLTILGGPAPRAQAAPADSCAPAGLASASAAPVNLAAADQGGEDRYTTASTTPLDQIDVGQLELLSPGKISVGTLSDAGPSICVNSAGNFTGFDNELLKAVAAKLGLQIEFNGTEFAGLLSQVANNRFDVGSSSITTTDDRRKTVDFTNGYDFGYFSLVAPTSGSIKSFGDLSASTRIAVVQGTVQDDYVVNTLGLDPVKFPDYATAYANLKSGQVDAWVAPSQQAEGAVREGDGTAIVENTFSVNNFVAWAVGKNKPRLTEALNSGLDAIIADGTYAKLYVDWVPRELPEGWKPGSKAAPTPELPDIAAIAAENAEKAGPAEETAPKSTLQQLGDTFFNWDLYKESFPELIKTGLVNTLILSLVSGVLGTILGMILAICGISRSRWLRWPARVYTDIFRGLPAVVVILIVGLGVGPVVKGITGNNPYWLGAVALALLAAAYIGEIFRSGIQSVDDGQLEASRAIGFSYRESMRLVVVPQGVRRVLPALMNQFISLIKDSSLVYFLGLLASQRELFAVGRDLNAQTGNLSPLVAAGIMYLILTIPLTHLVNYIDRRLRTGRPADVQDDPLPPTVVEKG, encoded by the coding sequence CCCTCGCGGCCGCCATCGTCGGACTGCTGACCATCCTCGGCGGACCCGCACCCCGTGCGCAGGCCGCTCCGGCCGACAGCTGCGCACCGGCCGGCCTCGCGTCGGCGTCGGCGGCTCCGGTCAACCTCGCCGCCGCGGATCAGGGCGGGGAAGACCGCTACACCACGGCGTCGACCACACCGCTCGACCAGATCGACGTCGGCCAACTGGAGCTGCTGTCGCCCGGCAAGATCTCCGTCGGCACTCTGTCGGACGCGGGCCCGAGCATCTGCGTGAACAGCGCGGGCAACTTCACCGGCTTCGACAACGAACTCCTCAAGGCCGTCGCCGCGAAGCTGGGTCTGCAGATCGAGTTCAACGGCACCGAGTTCGCGGGGCTGCTGTCGCAGGTGGCCAACAACCGCTTCGACGTCGGATCGTCCTCGATCACCACCACCGACGACCGTCGCAAGACCGTCGACTTCACCAACGGTTACGACTTCGGCTACTTCTCCCTCGTCGCGCCGACCAGTGGTTCCATCAAGAGCTTCGGTGACCTGTCGGCGTCCACACGTATCGCCGTCGTCCAGGGCACCGTGCAGGACGACTACGTCGTCAACACGCTCGGACTCGACCCGGTCAAGTTCCCCGACTACGCCACCGCCTACGCGAACCTCAAGAGCGGCCAGGTCGACGCCTGGGTCGCGCCGTCTCAGCAGGCCGAGGGTGCGGTTCGTGAAGGCGATGGCACCGCGATCGTCGAGAACACGTTCAGCGTCAACAACTTCGTCGCCTGGGCGGTCGGCAAGAACAAGCCGCGGCTCACCGAGGCCCTCAACTCCGGACTCGACGCCATCATCGCCGACGGCACGTACGCGAAGCTCTACGTCGACTGGGTGCCCCGCGAACTGCCCGAGGGCTGGAAGCCCGGCAGCAAGGCCGCTCCCACGCCCGAGCTCCCCGACATCGCCGCGATCGCGGCCGAGAACGCCGAGAAGGCCGGGCCCGCAGAGGAGACCGCGCCCAAGAGCACGCTCCAGCAGCTCGGCGACACGTTCTTCAACTGGGATCTCTACAAGGAGTCATTCCCGGAGCTGATCAAGACCGGTCTGGTCAACACCCTGATCCTGTCGCTGGTATCGGGAGTCCTCGGCACCATCCTCGGCATGATCCTGGCGATCTGCGGCATCTCGCGCTCGCGCTGGCTGCGCTGGCCGGCGCGGGTCTACACAGACATCTTCCGCGGATTGCCCGCGGTGGTCGTCATCCTGATCGTCGGTCTCGGCGTGGGCCCGGTCGTCAAGGGCATCACCGGCAACAACCCGTACTGGCTGGGTGCCGTCGCGCTGGCCCTGCTGGCCGCGGCCTACATCGGTGAGATCTTCCGGTCCGGGATCCAGAGCGTCGACGACGGTCAGCTCGAGGCCTCGCGGGCCATCGGCTTCAGTTATCGCGAGTCGATGCGGCTCGTCGTCGTGCCGCAGGGCGTCCGACGGGTGCTGCCGGCACTGATGAACCAGTTCATCAGTCTGATCAAGGACAGCTCGCTGGTGTACTTCCTCGGGTTGCTGGCGAGTCAGCGCGAGCTGTTCGCCGTGGGCCGCGATCTGAACGCGCAGACGGGCAATCTCTCGCCGCTCGTCGCCGCGGGCATCATGTACCTGATCCTGACCATCCCGCTGACGCACCTGGTCAACTACATCGACCGGCGTCTGCGCACCGGACGACCGGCCGACGTCCAGGACGACCCGCTGCCCCCGACCGTCGTCGAGAAGGGATAG
- a CDS encoding amidohydrolase family protein: MNSAVPVTPEPFSTDEAQRVRAIWSDLDLPGIVDVHTHFMPRPVMDKVWAYFDSVGPLVGREWPITYRADEDVRVSTLRDFGVRAYSSLVYPHKPNMAEWLNGWAHDFAAGHDDCLHTATFYPEESAHTYVSRAIQAGTQVFKCHIQVGDFSPTDSLLDGVWSQIADSQVPVIIHCGSGPAPGTFTGPEPIRELLHRFPSLPLIVAHMGMPEYTAFLDLALEYPNVHLDTTMAFTDFAEEDAPFPADYLPRLADAGEKILFGSDFPNIPYGYTHALEALIRLDLGADWLRDVFYRNGSRLFGIG, translated from the coding sequence GTGAACAGTGCCGTTCCCGTGACCCCCGAGCCGTTCAGTACCGACGAGGCGCAGCGGGTGCGCGCGATCTGGTCAGACCTCGACCTGCCCGGCATCGTCGACGTGCACACCCACTTCATGCCGCGCCCGGTCATGGACAAGGTCTGGGCCTACTTCGACTCGGTCGGGCCACTGGTCGGACGCGAGTGGCCGATCACCTACCGCGCCGACGAGGACGTCCGGGTGTCCACGCTGCGGGACTTCGGGGTGCGGGCCTACTCGTCACTGGTGTACCCCCACAAACCGAACATGGCCGAGTGGCTGAACGGCTGGGCGCACGACTTCGCCGCGGGCCATGACGACTGCCTGCACACAGCGACGTTCTATCCGGAGGAGTCCGCCCACACCTATGTCTCCCGCGCCATCCAAGCGGGAACCCAGGTGTTCAAGTGCCACATCCAGGTCGGCGACTTCTCCCCCACCGATTCGCTTCTCGACGGCGTGTGGTCCCAGATCGCCGATTCGCAGGTCCCGGTCATCATCCACTGCGGGTCGGGGCCCGCGCCCGGCACCTTCACCGGACCCGAACCGATCCGCGAACTGCTGCACCGGTTTCCGTCGTTGCCGCTGATCGTCGCGCACATGGGGATGCCCGAGTACACCGCATTCCTCGACCTCGCGCTCGAGTACCCGAACGTGCACCTGGACACCACGATGGCGTTCACCGATTTCGCCGAGGAAGACGCCCCGTTCCCGGCGGACTACCTGCCGCGACTGGCCGACGCCGGCGAGAAGATCCTGTTCGGCAGCGACTTCCCGAACATCCCCTACGGCTATACCCACGCCCTCGAGGCGCTCATCCGCCTCGACCTCGGGGCCGACTGGCTCCGAGACGTGTTCTACCGCAACGGCTCCAGGCTCTTCGGGATCGGCTGA
- a CDS encoding amino acid ABC transporter ATP-binding protein: protein MTGTDLHLSFGKQHVLRGVGIQVDAGTTTTVIGPSGSGKSTLLRVLNRLHEPDQGDILLDGRSVLKDNPDELRRRIGMVFQHFNLFPHKSVVDNVALGPRKLKGLSKDEAREVALRQLEIVGLTNKADVRPARLSGGQQQRVAIARALAMTPEVMFFDEATSALDPELVKGVLALMADLATQGMTMVVVTHEMGFARNVSDNVLFMDHGAVVETGRPEQVFDDAKSDRLRTFLSQVL, encoded by the coding sequence CTGACCGGCACCGATCTGCACCTGTCGTTCGGCAAGCAGCACGTGCTGCGGGGCGTCGGCATCCAGGTCGATGCCGGCACCACCACGACCGTCATCGGGCCGTCGGGATCGGGCAAGTCGACCCTCCTGCGGGTGCTGAACCGGCTACACGAACCCGATCAGGGGGACATCCTGCTCGACGGTAGGTCCGTGCTCAAGGACAACCCGGACGAGCTCCGACGCCGGATCGGCATGGTGTTCCAGCACTTCAACCTCTTCCCCCACAAGAGCGTCGTCGACAACGTCGCACTCGGACCGCGGAAGCTGAAGGGCCTGAGCAAGGACGAGGCCCGTGAGGTCGCCCTGCGGCAGCTCGAGATCGTCGGGCTGACGAACAAGGCCGACGTGCGCCCGGCACGCCTTTCGGGCGGCCAGCAGCAGCGGGTGGCCATCGCGCGTGCGCTCGCCATGACCCCCGAGGTCATGTTCTTCGACGAGGCGACGTCCGCCCTCGACCCCGAACTCGTCAAGGGTGTCCTCGCGCTGATGGCCGACCTGGCCACCCAGGGGATGACCATGGTGGTCGTCACCCACGAGATGGGCTTCGCGCGCAACGTCTCCGACAACGTGCTGTTCATGGATCACGGAGCCGTCGTCGAGACAGGCCGGCCGGAACAAGTCTTCGACGACGCGAAGTCCGACCGCCTGCGGACCTTCCTGTCCCAGGTCCTGTAA